The following coding sequences lie in one Melopsittacus undulatus isolate bMelUnd1 chromosome 9, bMelUnd1.mat.Z, whole genome shotgun sequence genomic window:
- the FEM1B gene encoding protein fem-1 homolog B, whose amino-acid sequence MEGLAGYVYKAASEGRVLTLAALLLNRSESDIKYLLGYVSQHGGQRSTPLIIAARNGHTKVVRLLLEHYRVQTQQTGTVRFDGFVIDGATALWCAAGAGHFEVVKLLVSHGANVNHTTVTNSTPLRAACFDGRLDIVKYLVENNANISIANKYDNTCLMIAAYKGHTDVVRYLLEQHADPNAIAHCGATALHFAAEAGHLEIVRELVKWKAAMMVNGHGMTPLKVAAESCKADVVELLLAHSDCDRRSRIEALELLGASFANDRENYDIMKTYHYLYLAMLERYRDSENIIEKEVLPQIEAYGNRTECRTPQELESIRQDRDALHMEGLIVRERILGSDNIDVSHPIIYRGAVYADNMEFEQCIKLWLHALHLRQKGNRNTHKDLLRFAQVFSQMIHLNEPVKAKDIESVLRCSVLEIEQGMSRIKTTQDSDIHTAMDNYECNIFTFLYLVCISTKTQCSEENRSRINKQIYNLIHLDPRTRDGSSLLHHAVNSSTPVDDFHTNDVCSFPNALVTRLLLDCGADVNAVDNEGNSPLHIIVQYHRPISDFLTLHSIIINLVEAGAHTDMTNKQKKTPLDKSTTGVSEILLKTQMKLSLKCLAARAVRIYNISYQNQIPRTLEEFVKFH is encoded by the exons ATGGAGGGCCTGGCCGGGTATGTGTATAAAGCGGCGAGCGAGGGGCGAGTGCTGACCCTGGCAGCGCTGCTGCTGAACCGCTCCGAGAGCGACATCAAGTACCTGCTGGGGTACGTGAGCCAGCACGGCGGGCAGCGATCCACGCCGCTCATCATCGCCGCCCGCAACGGGCACACCAAGGTGGTCCGTCTGCTCCTCGAGCACTACCGGGTGCAGACGCAGCAGACCGGCACGGTGCGCTTCGATGG CTTTGTCATCGATGGAGCCACAGCTCTGTGGTGTGCAGCAGGAGCCGGCCACTTTGAAGTGGTGAAGCTGCTGGTGAGTCACGGAGCCAACGTGAACCACACGACAGTGACCAACTCGACTCCTCTGCGTGCCGCGTGTTTCGACGGCAGGTTGGACATCGTGAAGTACCTGGTGGAGAACAACGCCAACATCAGCATCGCCAACAAGTACGATAACACTTGCCTTATGATCGCGGCTTACAAGGGCCACACGGACGTGGTGAGGTACCTCCTGGAGCAGCATGCTGACCCCAACGCCATAGCCCACTGCGGTGCCACGGCATTGCACTTCGCAGCCGAAGCCGGCCACTTGGAGATAGTGAGGGAGCTGGTCAAGTGGAAGGCGGCGATGATGGTCAATGGGCATGGGATGACCCCACTCAAAGTCGCTGCTGAGAGCTGCAAAGCTGACGTTGtagagctgctgcttgctcactctGACTGTGACCGGAGGAGCCGGATTGAAGCTCTGGAGCTTTTGGGTGCCTCGTTtgcaaatgacagagaaaactATGACATAATGAAGACTTACCACTATTTATATTTAGCGATGCTGGAGAGGTACCGAGACAGCGAGAATATCATtgagaaagaagttcttccacAAATTGAAGCTTATGGGAACAGGACTGAATGCAGGACTCCTCAGGAATTAGAGTCTATTAGGCAGGACAGAGATGCCCTTCACATGGAGGGTCTCATTGTGCGGGAGAGAATTCTGGGCTCGGACAATATTGACGTTTCTCACCCCATTATTTACCGTGGGGCTGTTTATGCAGATAACATGGAGTTTGAACAGTGTATCAAGCTATGGCTCCATGCATTGCATCTAAGGCAAAAGGGCAACAGGAACACTCATAAAGACCTCCTGAGGTTTGCTCAAGTCTTTTCTCAGATGATACACTTGAACGAGCCCGTTAAAGCCAAGGACATTGAGAGCGTTCTGAGGTGCAGCGTCCTGGAAATAGAGCAAGGCATGTCCCGCATCAAAACCACCCAAGACTCCGACATCCACACAGCCATGGACAACTATGAATGCAACATTTTTACCTTTCTCTACTTAGTCTGCATCTCTACCAAGACCCAGTGCAGCGAAGAGAACCGGTCCCGCATCAACAAGCAGATTTATAACCTGATTCACCTCGACCCCAGGACGCGGGACGGCTCCAGTCTGCTGCACCACGCCGTCAATTCCAGCACTCCGGTTGACGACTTCCACACCAATGATGTCTGCAGCTTTCCCAATGCACTTGTCACCAGACTCTTGCTAGATTGTGGTGCGGACGTGAATGCTGTGGACAACGAAGGGAATAGCCCTCTCCACATCATCGTCCAGTACCACCGGCCCATCAGTGACTTCTTGACGTTGCATTCCATCATCATCAACCTGGTGGAGGCCGGTGCTCATACTGACATGACGaataagcagaagaaaaccccTCTTGATAAAAGTACAACAGGGGTGTCGGAAATACTCCTTAAAACTCAAATGAAGCTGAGTCTCAAGTGCCTGGCTGCCCGAGCAGTACGGATCTACAACATCAGCTACCAAAACCAGATCCCCAGGACTCTGGAAGAGTTTGTGAAGTTTCACTAG